In the genome of Armatimonadota bacterium, one region contains:
- a CDS encoding (2Fe-2S)-binding protein, with amino-acid sequence MAKTMNITINGQQVQAEEGMTILQAAQKAGIYIPTLCYHPDLSVEGVCRICVVEVKGQRLLCPACAYPVSEGLEINTHSPKVREARRLIVELLLANHPQDCLTCSANQKCELQKLAKELGIQEIRFQGERREEPMDISSPSLIRNPEKCILCKRCIRVCHEIQSVGALFASHRGWETTIGPALDKPLADVVCVYCGQCINRCPTGALKAKDPAPEIWDAIYDPDKFVVVQTAPAVRAAIGEEFGMPPGSLVTGKMVSALRMLGVNKVFDTDFTADLTIMEEGYELIGRVQNGGTLPMITSCSPGWIKFIEHFYPDQLPHLSTCKSPQQMFGALAKTYYAQKMGIDPAKMVVVSIMPCAAKKFESERPEMFSSGYQDVDYVLTTREAAGMIKEAGI; translated from the coding sequence ATGGCTAAGACAATGAACATCACCATAAACGGCCAGCAGGTGCAGGCCGAGGAGGGAATGACGATCCTCCAGGCCGCCCAGAAGGCCGGAATATACATCCCCACGCTCTGCTATCACCCCGACCTCAGCGTCGAGGGCGTGTGCAGAATCTGCGTGGTCGAGGTAAAGGGTCAGAGGCTGCTCTGCCCGGCCTGCGCGTACCCGGTGTCCGAGGGGCTCGAGATCAACACTCACTCCCCGAAGGTCCGCGAGGCGCGCCGGCTGATAGTCGAGCTGCTGCTGGCAAACCACCCCCAGGACTGCCTGACCTGCTCCGCCAACCAGAAGTGCGAACTTCAGAAGCTGGCGAAGGAGTTGGGAATCCAGGAGATCCGCTTCCAGGGCGAGCGCCGCGAGGAGCCGATGGACATCTCGAGCCCGTCCCTGATCCGCAACCCGGAGAAATGCATACTTTGCAAGAGATGCATCCGGGTGTGCCACGAGATCCAGTCGGTCGGTGCGCTCTTCGCGAGCCACCGCGGGTGGGAAACTACGATCGGACCGGCGCTCGACAAGCCGCTGGCGGACGTCGTGTGCGTCTACTGCGGGCAGTGCATCAACCGCTGCCCGACCGGCGCGTTGAAGGCGAAGGACCCGGCCCCCGAGATCTGGGATGCCATCTACGACCCGGATAAGTTCGTAGTCGTCCAGACCGCGCCGGCGGTCCGCGCGGCGATCGGCGAGGAGTTCGGCATGCCGCCGGGAAGCCTCGTCACCGGCAAGATGGTCTCCGCCCTGCGGATGCTCGGCGTCAACAAGGTGTTCGACACCGACTTCACCGCCGACCTGACGATCATGGAGGAAGGCTACGAGCTGATCGGTCGAGTGCAGAACGGCGGCACCCTGCCGATGATCACATCGTGCAGCCCGGGTTGGATCAAGTTCATCGAGCACTTCTACCCGGATCAGCTCCCGCATCTCTCGACGTGCAAGTCGCCGCAGCAGATGTTCGGTGCCCTGGCGAAGACTTACTACGCGCAGAAGATGGGCATAGACCCCGCGAAGATGGTGGTCGTCTCGATCATGCCCTGCGCCGCGAAGAAGTTCGAGTCGGAGAGGCCCGAGATGTTCTCGAGCGGCTACCAGGATGTGGACTACGTCCTGACGACCCGCGAGGCGGCGGGCATGATCAAGGAGGCGGGCATTG
- the nuoF gene encoding NADH-quinone oxidoreductase subunit NuoF: MKLERSHILVCAGAACIASGAHEVEDSLRKEIESAGLATEISVYDTGCVGTCDLGPVIIVYPEGIFYTKVGAEDAGEIVSEHLVKGRIVQRLLAKEGDEAMPRYEDIPFFAKQTRIVLKNLGTIDPNTIEDYIAADGYAALGKAITEMTPEQVIAEIGHSGLRGRGGAGFPTARKWEFAREAQGDLKYVVCNGDEGDPGAFMDRSLLEGDPHAIIEGMAIAAYAVGARQGFAYVRAEYPLAIQRLQKAIDQAREFGLLGRGVFGALDFDIQIRKGAGAFVCGEETALMASIQGERGEPRTKPPYPAVSGLWGKPTLINNVETYANVPAIIRNGGDWYAQYGTEKSRGTKVFALAGNIVNTGLIEVPFGTTLREIVYEIGGGIPNGRRFKAIQTGGPSGGCLPASLLDMPVDYDSLQKAGSIVGSGGLIVMDDDTCMVDVARFFLEFTMEESCGQCVPCREGCKRMLEILNRITQGGGRPEDIDLLEALATNIETASLCGLGQTAPNPVRATLRYFRDEYEAHVNEKRCPAGVCTALINYNIIAERCTGCTLCAKNCPVGAITGSRREPHVIAADKCTKCGICMESCRFEAIIKG, from the coding sequence ATGAAGTTGGAGCGTTCACATATTCTGGTATGCGCCGGGGCGGCATGCATCGCTTCGGGTGCTCACGAGGTCGAGGACTCGCTCAGAAAAGAGATAGAGTCGGCGGGCCTCGCCACCGAGATCAGCGTGTACGACACGGGCTGTGTCGGCACGTGCGACCTCGGGCCGGTCATCATCGTCTATCCGGAGGGCATATTCTACACGAAGGTCGGCGCCGAGGACGCCGGGGAGATCGTCTCGGAGCATCTCGTGAAGGGCCGCATAGTTCAGAGGCTCCTTGCCAAAGAGGGCGACGAGGCCATGCCTCGCTATGAGGACATTCCCTTCTTCGCCAAGCAGACGCGGATCGTCCTGAAGAACCTCGGCACCATTGACCCGAACACCATCGAAGACTACATCGCCGCGGACGGCTATGCGGCCCTCGGCAAGGCGATTACCGAGATGACGCCTGAACAGGTGATCGCCGAGATCGGTCATTCGGGCCTGAGAGGCCGCGGCGGCGCGGGATTCCCCACAGCCCGGAAATGGGAGTTTGCCCGCGAGGCGCAGGGCGACCTCAAGTACGTGGTCTGCAACGGAGACGAGGGCGATCCGGGCGCCTTCATGGACCGTTCGCTTCTCGAGGGCGACCCTCACGCGATCATCGAGGGAATGGCGATCGCGGCCTATGCCGTCGGCGCCCGACAGGGCTTCGCTTACGTCCGCGCCGAGTATCCTCTAGCCATCCAGAGGCTTCAGAAGGCGATTGACCAGGCGCGGGAGTTCGGGCTGCTCGGCAGGGGAGTGTTCGGCGCGCTCGACTTCGACATCCAGATACGCAAGGGCGCGGGAGCGTTCGTCTGCGGTGAGGAGACCGCGCTGATGGCGTCAATCCAGGGAGAGCGCGGCGAGCCGAGGACCAAGCCGCCCTACCCCGCCGTCTCCGGATTGTGGGGAAAGCCGACGCTCATCAACAACGTCGAGACCTATGCAAACGTCCCGGCGATAATCCGCAACGGCGGCGACTGGTACGCGCAGTACGGCACCGAGAAGAGCAGGGGCACCAAGGTGTTCGCGCTCGCCGGCAACATCGTCAACACCGGCCTGATCGAGGTCCCGTTCGGCACGACCCTGCGCGAGATTGTCTATGAAATCGGCGGCGGGATTCCGAACGGCCGCCGGTTCAAGGCGATCCAGACAGGAGGACCGTCGGGCGGATGCCTGCCGGCGAGCCTGCTGGACATGCCGGTGGACTACGACTCGCTTCAGAAGGCGGGCTCGATCGTCGGCTCCGGCGGCCTGATCGTGATGGACGACGATACCTGCATGGTGGACGTGGCCCGGTTCTTCCTCGAGTTTACCATGGAGGAGTCCTGCGGCCAGTGCGTTCCGTGCCGCGAGGGATGCAAGCGGATGCTCGAGATCCTGAATCGGATCACGCAGGGCGGCGGCAGGCCCGAGGACATTGACCTCCTGGAAGCGCTCGCCACGAACATAGAGACCGCGTCTCTGTGCGGCCTCGGGCAGACCGCGCCAAACCCGGTTCGCGCCACGCTCCGCTACTTCCGCGACGAGTATGAGGCGCACGTCAACGAGAAACGGTGTCCGGCCGGGGTCTGCACGGCCCTCATCAACTACAACATAATCGCGGAGCGGTGCACCGGCTGCACGCTCTGCGCTAAGAACTGCCCGGTGGGAGCGATCACCGGGAGCCGCCGCGAACCGCACGTCATCGCGGCGGACAAATGCACGAAGTGCGGAATCTGTATGGAGAGTTGCCGGTTCGAGGCAATCATCAAGGGATAG
- a CDS encoding PHP domain-containing protein: MPRRVEADLHVHTLLSACAAVEMLPELIIREAEAKGLDVIAITDHNTAENVWAVLEAAKGSSVKVLPGMECETREGIHVVCIFDKLESALALQEEVYAALPETPHGHESFDEQMKVDACGEFLGFNEHLCSTPADIGLDELTERVRSLGGLAVPAHVDRPSMSLIAVLGFVPPDLDVPALEISKNITPEKATEKFPSIRGRTLISSSDAHCLNDIGAGRTAFHLESRTAEEIALACEGLGGRRVGSNE, encoded by the coding sequence ATGCCGCGCCGCGTGGAGGCCGACCTGCACGTGCATACGCTGCTCTCCGCGTGCGCGGCGGTCGAGATGCTCCCGGAACTGATCATCCGCGAGGCGGAAGCCAAGGGCCTGGATGTGATCGCTATCACAGATCACAACACGGCGGAAAACGTGTGGGCCGTGCTAGAAGCGGCCAAAGGCAGCTCGGTCAAGGTTCTGCCCGGAATGGAATGCGAGACTCGCGAGGGGATACACGTAGTCTGCATCTTTGACAAACTGGAATCGGCGCTGGCCCTGCAGGAGGAAGTGTACGCGGCTCTGCCGGAGACTCCGCACGGCCACGAGAGCTTCGACGAGCAGATGAAGGTTGACGCCTGCGGGGAGTTCCTCGGGTTCAACGAGCATCTGTGTTCGACCCCAGCCGACATCGGCCTCGATGAACTGACCGAGCGGGTTCGCTCGCTGGGGGGTCTGGCGGTACCGGCGCACGTGGATCGGCCCTCGATGAGCCTGATCGCGGTGCTCGGATTCGTGCCGCCCGACCTGGACGTGCCGGCGCTGGAGATATCGAAAAACATTACGCCGGAGAAGGCGACGGAGAAGTTCCCGAGCATCCGTGGAAGGACCCTGATCTCGTCCTCGGACGCTCACTGCCTGAACGACATCGGGGCGGGTCGGACCGCGTTTCACCTGGAATCGCGAACCGCGGAGGAGATTGCGCTGGCCTGCGAGGGTCTGGGCGGGCGCCGCGTCGGATCAAACGAATAG
- a CDS encoding ATP-binding protein — protein MGACGLNDSVGGQTPTSAGSENGAELRYAFKIEGGNFAAAGSVSTRIKKMLQQIGVGADTIRRAAVATYEAEMNVVIHADSGEITLAANPAQIRIIVQDKGPGIPDVNLAMQPGWSTASDAVREMGFGAGMGLPNIKKCTDAMEIRTEIGVGTTLEMVFNNG, from the coding sequence ATGGGTGCATGCGGGTTGAATGATTCCGTCGGCGGGCAGACCCCGACATCGGCAGGCTCCGAGAACGGCGCCGAGCTGAGGTACGCGTTCAAGATCGAAGGCGGGAACTTCGCTGCGGCGGGGAGCGTCTCGACGCGCATCAAGAAGATGCTGCAGCAGATCGGAGTCGGAGCGGACACTATCCGCAGGGCGGCTGTGGCGACGTACGAGGCCGAGATGAACGTCGTCATCCATGCCGATTCGGGCGAGATCACGCTGGCCGCAAACCCGGCGCAGATCAGGATCATCGTGCAAGACAAGGGGCCGGGCATCCCGGACGTGAATCTGGCGATGCAGCCGGGGTGGTCTACCGCGAGCGACGCCGTCAGGGAGATGGGTTTCGGCGCGGGAATGGGACTGCCGAACATCAAGAAGTGCACCGACGCGATGGAGATTCGAACGGAGATAGGCGTCGGGACGACGCTCGAAATGGTTTTCAACAATGGGTGA
- a CDS encoding ATP-binding protein, with translation MRDLSLHILDIAQNSLSAGATTVTFTLSLRREENLLSLEIADDGRGMDRETLEKVTDPFVTSRTTRKVGLGLPLLSAAAERSGGSMRIESSPGEGTTVSADFEYDNIDRAPVGDLAATLISLIAVNPDVRFVVRYDVDGKEYVFDTREVVEELGGVPINNPLVIEWIRRHLDEGIRDAGTID, from the coding sequence GTGCGCGATCTCTCCCTGCACATCCTGGACATCGCGCAGAACTCGCTCTCTGCCGGCGCGACCACCGTCACGTTTACGCTCTCGCTCCGGAGGGAAGAGAACCTGCTCAGCCTGGAGATTGCCGACGACGGCCGCGGGATGGACAGGGAGACTCTGGAGAAGGTGACCGATCCTTTCGTGACTTCGCGGACGACCCGCAAGGTGGGTCTGGGGTTGCCTCTTCTGTCCGCGGCGGCGGAGCGAAGCGGCGGTTCGATGCGGATCGAGTCGAGCCCCGGGGAAGGCACGACGGTTTCCGCCGACTTCGAGTACGACAATATTGACCGGGCGCCCGTGGGGGACCTCGCGGCGACCCTGATCAGCCTGATAGCGGTGAACCCGGATGTCAGATTCGTCGTCCGTTACGATGTAGACGGCAAGGAATATGTTTTCGACACGCGTGAGGTCGTCGAGGAACTCGGCGGCGTCCCGATCAACAACCCGCTCGTGATCGAGTGGATTAGAAGGCACCTGGATGAGGGCATCCGGGATGCGGGAACGATTGACTAG
- a CDS encoding NAD(P)H-dependent oxidoreductase subunit E, with the protein MPFYRSHILICNGTSCVLKGSRAVQAALTEEIRKAGLEKEIRVVETGCLGISEHGPVITVYPEGTVYVHLTPADAKEIVEEHLLKGRIVQRLMYKGEVSAAGPAAEVPFVAKQQKVVLKNCGVVNPESIEEYVAGGGYEALGKALTSMTPEQVIDEVKKSNLRGRGGAAFPCGIKWEAARNAPGAPKTIICNADEGEPGNFKDRLILEGDPHSLVEAMIIAGFAVGADKGYVYIRGEYKQSVENLQKAIADAKAMGLLGEDIFGSGFDFEIEVFKGAGAYVCGEETALIESLEGRRGEAMVKPPYPPTQGLWGAPTVINNVETLVNIPQIILNGADWYNTIGTEKSKGTKIFSPCGDVLQPGVIEVPYGATMREVLYEMAGGTKSGKEIKAVLIGGPSGVCVGKESLDRQFAYEDLSPGAGALIVIDEDKCIVDLIHNCLAFFKHESCGQCIPCREGVKRMYDIATRWIEGEGQVGDIEVMQDLADNMASSSRCGLGQFAGMAFTTSLKLFRDEYAAHVTDRTCPTGVCAMSNGRSAEVHG; encoded by the coding sequence ATGCCATTCTACAGATCGCACATTCTAATCTGCAACGGCACGTCGTGCGTGCTCAAGGGAAGCAGGGCCGTGCAGGCCGCGCTCACCGAGGAGATCAGGAAGGCCGGCCTGGAGAAGGAGATCCGCGTAGTGGAGACCGGCTGCCTGGGTATCTCCGAGCACGGTCCCGTGATCACGGTATACCCGGAAGGCACGGTCTACGTCCATCTCACACCCGCTGACGCGAAGGAGATCGTCGAGGAGCATCTCCTCAAGGGGCGGATCGTCCAGAGGCTGATGTACAAAGGCGAAGTGTCGGCGGCGGGGCCGGCCGCCGAAGTGCCCTTCGTCGCGAAGCAGCAGAAGGTTGTGCTGAAGAACTGCGGCGTGGTCAACCCGGAGTCAATCGAAGAGTACGTCGCAGGGGGCGGCTACGAGGCGCTCGGCAAGGCTCTGACTTCGATGACCCCGGAGCAGGTCATTGACGAGGTCAAGAAGTCGAACCTGCGGGGGCGCGGGGGCGCTGCATTCCCATGCGGGATAAAGTGGGAAGCCGCGAGAAACGCCCCGGGCGCGCCCAAGACGATCATCTGCAACGCCGACGAGGGCGAGCCGGGCAACTTCAAGGACAGGCTGATCCTGGAGGGCGACCCGCACAGCCTCGTCGAGGCAATGATCATCGCCGGCTTCGCGGTCGGCGCGGACAAGGGCTACGTCTACATCCGAGGCGAGTACAAGCAGTCCGTCGAGAACCTCCAGAAGGCGATCGCGGACGCGAAGGCGATGGGTCTGCTCGGAGAGGACATCTTCGGGTCCGGCTTCGACTTCGAGATTGAGGTCTTCAAGGGCGCGGGCGCATACGTCTGCGGCGAGGAGACCGCCTTGATCGAGTCGCTCGAAGGGCGCCGGGGTGAAGCGATGGTGAAGCCGCCGTACCCGCCGACTCAGGGGCTCTGGGGAGCGCCGACCGTCATCAACAACGTCGAGACGCTGGTCAACATCCCGCAGATCATCCTGAACGGCGCTGACTGGTACAATACCATCGGCACGGAGAAAAGCAAGGGAACCAAGATCTTCTCCCCGTGCGGCGACGTTCTTCAGCCCGGCGTGATCGAGGTCCCGTACGGGGCCACGATGCGCGAGGTCCTCTACGAGATGGCGGGCGGCACGAAGTCCGGTAAGGAGATCAAGGCCGTGCTGATCGGCGGGCCGTCCGGCGTGTGCGTCGGCAAGGAGAGCCTCGACCGGCAGTTCGCCTATGAAGACCTCTCGCCGGGCGCCGGCGCGCTGATAGTCATAGACGAGGACAAGTGCATAGTTGATCTCATCCACAACTGCCTTGCGTTCTTCAAGCACGAGTCGTGCGGACAGTGCATCCCGTGCAGGGAAGGCGTGAAGCGGATGTATGACATAGCGACGAGATGGATCGAGGGCGAGGGACAGGTCGGAGATATCGAGGTCATGCAGGACCTCGCCGACAACATGGCGTCGTCTTCGAGGTGCGGACTCGGACAGTTCGCGGGCATGGCCTTCACGACCAGCCTGAAGCTGTTCCGAGACGAGTATGCGGCTCACGTGACCGACCGGACATGCCCGACCGGGGTCTGCGCGATGAGCAATGGAAGGAGTGCCGAAGTACATGGCTAA
- the nuoE gene encoding NADH-quinone oxidoreductase subunit NuoE → MSSGQKCAECSADVKTIVARHNAFRGNLLPILHDVQAKFGFLPEHAMQEVADGLDIPVSEVYGTATFYTLFSTSRRGQYVVRVCDSAPCHIEGSKAIIKAITDELGIKNGETTEDGKFTLEHVSCFGVCGVAPAIMVNDEVHGNLTPEMIPGILGSYAEKEA, encoded by the coding sequence TTGAGTTCAGGGCAGAAGTGCGCAGAGTGTTCTGCGGACGTAAAGACAATCGTTGCCAGACATAACGCGTTCAGAGGCAACCTGCTGCCTATCCTGCACGACGTACAGGCGAAGTTCGGCTTCCTGCCTGAGCACGCGATGCAGGAGGTGGCCGACGGTCTGGATATCCCGGTAAGCGAGGTGTACGGCACCGCAACGTTCTACACTCTCTTCAGCACGAGCCGGAGAGGGCAGTACGTAGTGAGGGTCTGCGACAGCGCTCCTTGCCACATCGAGGGCTCCAAGGCGATCATCAAGGCGATCACGGACGAACTCGGCATCAAGAACGGCGAGACGACGGAAGACGGCAAGTTCACTCTGGAACACGTGAGCTGCTTCGGGGTCTGCGGAGTCGCGCCGGCGATCATGGTGAACGACGAGGTCCACGGCAACCTGACGCCGGAGATGATCCCGGGAATCCTCGGCAGCTATGCGGAGAAGGAGGCCTGA
- a CDS encoding (2Fe-2S) ferredoxin domain-containing protein, translating into MKSLDDLRKVREQAQQAMKVRDGQFKARIVVAMGTCGIAAGARDVMSAILDELSKRGIQDIAVTQTGCKGLCEQEPMMDVSKPGQPTVTYGYVTPDRARTIISQHLVNDNIVGEWVVASSQE; encoded by the coding sequence ATGAAGAGTCTCGATGATCTCCGCAAGGTGAGAGAGCAGGCCCAGCAGGCCATGAAGGTGCGTGACGGGCAGTTCAAGGCCAGGATCGTCGTCGCCATGGGAACGTGCGGCATCGCCGCCGGAGCCCGCGACGTGATGTCGGCCATCCTCGACGAGTTGAGCAAGCGCGGCATCCAGGATATCGCCGTGACGCAGACCGGCTGCAAGGGCCTCTGCGAGCAGGAGCCGATGATGGACGTCAGCAAGCCGGGCCAACCGACCGTGACCTACGGGTACGTGACGCCCGACCGCGCGCGGACCATCATAAGCCAGCATCTCGTCAACGACAACATCGTCGGCGAGTGGGTTGTGGCTTCGTCCCAGGAATAG
- a CDS encoding 4Fe-4S dicluster domain-containing protein has translation MGETSVPQEYFHSVRLIEDKCKGCVNCIKHCPTEAIRVRDGKARIIQIKCVDCGECVRNCPNQAKTAIADDLSRLQDFKYRIALPAPALYGQFRGGIKPEKIIAGLLDLGFDDVFEVAYGAELVSAKIREILKNPDRPRPLLSSACPAVVRLIQIRFPGMIGNIVPVVSPMRAAARLARSQKAAELGIAPEEIGLFFITPCPGKVSAIADPVGFDAQCVDGAIPIRDVYGKLHNFVYNATDEDVKKALRQASGVGIGWARSGGEVLSIGAKRHVSVDGIHNVIQLMEEIEHGKLLDMDYIELQACVGGCVGGVLQVENSFISRRRIREISSDSAPIPSDDEIAAHQAELLSRVDPSVLEFDRQIEPRPTLSLDEDMAVAIQKMERIEEITESLPSLDCGSCGAPNCRALAEDIVMGLAVETDCVFILRDRVQALAQELMTLAEKVPPAMGGQQKLNGPQGEASQE, from the coding sequence ATGGGTGAAACTTCAGTGCCGCAGGAGTACTTTCACTCGGTCAGACTGATCGAGGACAAATGCAAGGGCTGCGTCAACTGCATCAAGCACTGTCCCACCGAGGCGATCCGCGTGCGGGACGGCAAGGCCCGGATCATCCAGATCAAGTGCGTTGACTGCGGAGAATGCGTACGCAACTGCCCGAATCAGGCGAAGACCGCAATCGCCGACGACTTGAGCAGGCTGCAGGACTTCAAGTACAGGATCGCGCTGCCGGCTCCCGCTCTGTACGGCCAGTTCAGGGGAGGCATCAAACCCGAGAAGATAATCGCGGGGCTGCTCGACCTCGGCTTCGACGATGTTTTCGAAGTGGCCTACGGCGCCGAACTCGTCTCAGCGAAGATTCGCGAGATACTTAAGAACCCGGACCGTCCGAGGCCGTTGCTCTCGTCGGCCTGTCCGGCGGTCGTCAGGCTGATCCAGATTCGTTTCCCGGGCATGATAGGGAACATCGTGCCGGTCGTCTCACCAATGCGGGCCGCCGCAAGGCTCGCCCGGTCGCAGAAGGCCGCCGAACTCGGCATCGCGCCGGAAGAAATCGGGCTGTTCTTCATCACGCCCTGCCCCGGCAAGGTCAGCGCGATAGCCGACCCTGTCGGATTCGACGCCCAGTGCGTTGACGGGGCCATTCCGATAAGGGATGTCTACGGCAAGCTGCACAACTTCGTGTACAACGCGACCGACGAAGACGTGAAGAAGGCGCTCCGCCAGGCGTCCGGAGTCGGGATCGGCTGGGCGCGAAGCGGCGGCGAGGTGCTCTCCATCGGCGCGAAGAGGCACGTCTCGGTGGACGGCATACACAACGTCATACAACTGATGGAGGAGATCGAGCACGGCAAACTGCTCGACATGGACTACATCGAGCTTCAGGCGTGCGTCGGCGGATGCGTCGGCGGAGTCCTCCAGGTCGAGAACTCCTTCATATCCCGTCGGCGGATTCGCGAGATATCCTCCGACTCGGCGCCGATTCCGTCCGACGACGAGATCGCGGCTCACCAGGCCGAACTGCTGAGCAGAGTTGATCCATCCGTGCTGGAGTTCGACAGACAGATCGAACCGAGGCCGACGCTCAGCCTCGACGAAGACATGGCCGTGGCGATCCAGAAAATGGAACGCATCGAGGAGATAACCGAGAGCCTCCCGAGCCTGGACTGCGGATCGTGCGGGGCTCCGAACTGCAGGGCCCTCGCGGAGGACATCGTGATGGGGCTGGCCGTAGAGACCGACTGCGTGTTCATATTGAGAGATCGAGTGCAGGCTCTCGCTCAGGAGCTGATGACCCTCGCCGAGAAGGTCCCGCCGGCGATGGGCGGTCAGCAGAAACTGAACGGACCGCAAGGCGAGGCATCACAGGAGTAG
- a CDS encoding NAD(P)H-dependent oxidoreductase subunit E has product MTNDKDGEPSVKEKSAEGIVGEIERIVAEHREMPGALIPVLDAVQERLGYLPEWALLKIAEGLDIPLSKTAGVASFYNFFHMKPQGKRKLQVCMGTACYVRGSQSVFNRVIAELGLGAGGGTTEDGEFTVEAVRCVGACSLAPVVVIGEKVHARVCPSRVAEILEKKKDKQPAEV; this is encoded by the coding sequence ATGACAAACGACAAGGACGGCGAGCCGTCAGTCAAAGAGAAGAGCGCAGAGGGGATTGTCGGCGAGATCGAGCGGATCGTAGCCGAACACAGGGAGATGCCCGGCGCGTTGATACCGGTGCTCGACGCCGTGCAGGAACGCCTGGGATACCTGCCGGAGTGGGCTCTGCTGAAGATAGCCGAGGGTCTGGACATCCCTCTGAGCAAGACGGCCGGCGTCGCGAGCTTCTACAACTTCTTCCACATGAAGCCTCAGGGCAAGCGGAAGTTGCAGGTATGCATGGGAACCGCGTGCTACGTGCGGGGATCGCAGAGCGTCTTCAACCGAGTGATCGCGGAGTTGGGCCTCGGGGCCGGCGGCGGGACGACCGAGGACGGCGAGTTCACCGTCGAGGCGGTCCGATGCGTCGGAGCGTGCAGCCTTGCGCCGGTCGTAGTGATCGGGGAGAAGGTCCATGCCAGGGTCTGCCCGAGCAGGGTCGCCGAGATCCTGGAGAAGAAGAAGGACAAGCAGCCCGCGGAGGTCTGA
- a CDS encoding serine kinase has product MLLNEVIQRLGLAQRAGGPPEGVEVTGGYSSDLLSDVIGNAGAGHIWVTIQIHQNIVAVATLLGLSAVVIAGGAEPEEKTIEKADEEGIRILTTPAKAYEVVGRLYELGIR; this is encoded by the coding sequence ATGCTGCTGAACGAAGTGATTCAGAGACTCGGTCTCGCGCAGAGAGCGGGCGGACCGCCCGAGGGAGTCGAGGTCACGGGCGGGTACTCGTCCGACCTCCTCAGCGACGTGATCGGGAACGCGGGGGCCGGCCACATCTGGGTGACGATTCAGATTCACCAGAACATAGTGGCGGTCGCCACCCTGCTGGGGCTGTCGGCCGTCGTGATAGCCGGCGGCGCGGAGCCGGAAGAGAAGACTATCGAGAAGGCCGACGAGGAGGGCATCAGGATACTCACGACCCCCGCGAAGGCTTACGAGGTCGTCGGCAGGCTCTACGAACTGGGGATTCGGTAA